The bacterium genomic interval GGCATCACCGACTTGCGTGTATTGCGCACTGCGGGAACCGGCGAACTTCACGTCCGGGGGGAAAGTCTGAAGGAGCGCAGACTCTTCAATCGTGAGCCTTCGTGCACCTGGCACTTCGCCCTCACGGGGCTCGCCGCCACGCAAGAGGTGGGCATGGTACTCGGGAGCGATGTTAAGCGTATCCACCCAGTGCGTCTTGTACCCACCTGCCGACGCCAGAATTGTGTGGCACGGCGCGCTGAGGTTGATCGGGCGTCCGCCCCCGTTGTACACGTGCCCTGCGTAGGGGCTAGGCCGGAGATCCGGGAACTTGGCGTACTTGACGGGGCAGTTGGGTGGCTCCCCGATCGGTTCCGCGCCGATCACGGTCCCGGATGCTACAAGCGGTAGTAGCGACGCCTCTGAGCCGTGAGTGGGCCGCGGAAACCGGTATGTCCGCCCCCGCATCCCGACCACGAACAGACGCTGCCGCTTCTGAGGGACGCCGTAATATGCGGCGTTCAGAACACGCCACGTCACTGTATACCCGAGCCGCTGGAACTGACCGACCACACCATGCAGGTAGTCGACGCGATCCGGCACAATCAGGCCGGGCACGTTCTCCATTACGAAGGCGTCAGGGCGAACGATTTTCACGGCGCGCACGAACTCGGGAATCATGTCCCGCTCGTCCTTGTGTGCCTTCCGAAGCCCACCTGTCGAGAACGGCTGGCAAGGAGGGCCGCCGTAGATTACCTGTGCGGAACCTCGGTACGCCGTCAGGTCCAAATCTCGAATATCGCCCTCGAAGTGCTTGGCGTCGGGTGTGTGAGTCCGGTACGTCTCGACCGCTTCGGGTCGGATTTCGACCGACAGCACTGGGCGAAAACCGCCAGCCTTGAATCCGAGCGTCAACCCACCCGGCCCAGAGAACAGATCAAGAGCTTCGATCGCCATCGTCTCCCCACGGCCGCCGTGGTGCCTCTGCTGGCCACGGACCTGTGACTCCAGAGAATATCTTACCGTCGAACAGCGGCGGGGACTCCCCGACGCGTGCCGGCAGCGGGACGCGAACGCCGGACCGGCGGGGAACGCCGCGTGAGAGGTCAGCGGGCGCATCGTCGGACGCGGTTCATCACGTGATGCAGGGCCAACCGCCTGAAGAACCGTGCGGCCGCAGGTGGGCGTTCGTGACGCCGACGCCCTGCGGAAGAGAGGACCAGTGGGAGCTATCGCGTCGCTGCGACAGGCGTCGGGGGGCGGCGCGAAGCGCGTCGCGCCGCGGCGGCGATCGAGGTTCCGCGGGCGCGGGGGGGGCCGACGAGGGCGTACGGGGCGGAGACGAGCCCGTTGCGGGGGGAGGCGCGCTATGGACGTTAGCTCACTTGTGCGGATCCTGCTTACTTGCCTGATCACGTTCGAGATTCCGTGCTGCGACCCGCCCGGCGACGAGTGTCGTTGATCCACCGTCTCGACGCCCGCCGCTCGACGATCGTCGAACCTGCCGCGATGTTGGACCGCCAGCCTGAGACGGGGCGCGCCACGCCGGAGTACGTCGTCGTGCCGCCGCCGGCCGCACCGGAGCCGGTTCCGTTTGAGGACGTGCCGGGCTGGTCCGGCGGCGAACAGGTTGAGCGGCACCATTGCTCGGCGAAGAGCGGTTCT includes:
- a CDS encoding DNA cytosine methyltransferase; its protein translation is MAIEALDLFSGPGGLTLGFKAGGFRPVLSVEIRPEAVETYRTHTPDAKHFEGDIRDLDLTAYRGSAQVIYGGPPCQPFSTGGLRKAHKDERDMIPEFVRAVKIVRPDAFVMENVPGLIVPDRVDYLHGVVGQFQRLGYTVTWRVLNAAYYGVPQKRQRLFVVGMRGRTYRFPRPTHGSEASLLPLVASGTVIGAEPIGEPPNCPVKYAKFPDLRPSPYAGHVYNGGGRPINLSAPCHTILASAGGYKTHWVDTLNIAPEYHAHLLRGGEPREGEVPGARRLTIEESALLQTFPPDVKFAGSRSAQYTQVGDAVPPRLAEHIALALSQQLDRAADSDREFLPPVPLTGRLW